AAAGCTCCTTCTGGAGATAAAATAATTTCGCCGTTCACAGTATCAGAATAGTTAAAAATGTATGAAGCATAACCAAATGGCTCTTGCCTCCTGTCATCTGGGTATCCGCATAGTCTAACTTTGTCATTATTAGTCAAAACCACATCGCTAAGCATCAACTCAATATTATCTCTTGGGGGTACTATTAAAATAGCGATATCTTTCGTTTCATGAAGAATAATATCTAAAACTTCAATCGTTTCGCTATCACTAGAAACTACTTTGTGTTCATTAAACAATGGACTACTTGGATCATCTTTTTCTGTTTGCAGACAATGCTTAGCAGTTAAAATATATGCATAATCTTTAGACATTGATTGTATTAAAACACCGCTTCCACCATTAACAACTACTGAGTGCTCTTGCCCTATCGATGCAGCTATCTGATTCATACTAAAATAACATCCTTACAATGGAGGGCTTTAAAGTTAGCCCTTTCTAATTCTTCTGAACTAAAAATTTCGCCAATTAAATCAGGGTAATTAAAATATAAATTGCCGGTCGGGAAGCGATTTAGAATACGGGCAAGAGTTTTTTTATTAGGTAAGCCGTGATGTCGTCCGTTGGCTGATATTATAAAATTATTACAATCCAGCAAAGATAGTAGTTCATCATTTGTGTTTGCTTTGCTTCCGTGGTGTGAAACTTTAACATAATTAACTTTTAATGGTTTATTAGCAGAATAGCCAAGTAATTTTAAATTAGCTGCAATTACAGATGGATGGGCATCCCCCAAAAGCAATAACGATTTATCTAAATATTCAAAAATGAAAGCAAGAGAACTCCCATTATGGATGGAATTATCTTCTTTAAATTCATCCATCAATAAAAGCTCTTCTAATGAATTAGAGTAATCCTTATTAGCACCAGAGGTATTTGATACTGCTTTTTTCTTTTCCCAGACTACAAGTAGTTTTTCTAGCTTTTCTAGTGATGGAGATAGAAATTTGAATTTACAACCAAATCGCTCAAATTCATCTCCAGCTTTAATTAGTGGATGAGTCCATAAAGGACTGTTCTTATTTTTTTCCTCAAGATAATCTTCTAACTTAATACCTTGAGCAATACTAGTATTACCACCAGTATTATTTCTTAAAATTACGTAATTAGAGTCATCAAGTGGCTGATTAAAATGATTAAAAACTAATTTACCTGAGTTAAACCAAACTTCTTTTGTCAAATCCGATAAATATCCAGGCTTATTAAAGCCAACAAGAAGCCCACCAATATGATCATCATCAACATGAGTCAATATTAATAAATCAACAAATTCTGACTTCGACTTGATCTCGTTCAAGCATAATTTTAAAGGGCGAGGAATGTTTCTGAACTCAAACGTTTTAGCTGGTCCACCGTCAATTAAAATATTTTTACGAGCGCCCTCAAAATCAACACTAATAACTATTGCATCACCATGTTCTGCCTGTAACACTCTAAATTCTAGATCCATCCTTAAATCCTATACTTTAGTTATATTCTCAACTGCTTAATAAGAGTAAAGTTTAACTTTTTATACTTGTGACATCTACTAATACTATTTTCATAAATAATTATTTAAAGGGTTTTAATTAAGTCCCGCTATCTAAAAACCCCTCTACTTCTTTACTCATTCTATTGACCAGCCATTTTGGTCCACCATCGTACATGTCGTTATGGCGCGATTTTTCTATCATTATTTGCGTAACAGGAAACTTATCCAGCTCTGAATCGTTTAACAGCACATTTGCATCAGCTGGGTAATCACTACCGCGAAGTGTAACTACGCGAATGTTTTTATTGCGTGGGATCAACATGCGGCGATGATCGAGCGTAATAATAGTACTAACCTCGTTTGGATAAATAGAGCCGTATAATGACGAAATATCCCCGCCGTTTGAGTGCCCAAATAAGGCGAGATTTGTAAAATCATACGTTGGATATTTACTCGCGAGCTCATTAACTAAAAACTTAAGCGTTACTACACCACGATGCCAGTTTTCCATGCGAGTGGTTAAGTAAGGTTGCTCACGATTAAGGTAAGGGTCGGTTTTTAGTTCATGTGCTATAGCTACTGTTAAGTATCCGCGCTGATTAAACACATTACTAACAAACGTATATTCATTATGGCTAATATCGTAGCCCGCATTAATAAACGCCACAGCGCATTTTACTTGTTCAGTGCACTTCGCACTGTTACTTGGTAGTGTAATATTGATAGGAATAGTGCGATTGCGGCTTTCATCGGTTATAACGTCGTCATTTGCAAAGCTTGTTGCGCCTATTACTGGTGTGCTTATAACTGATGTACTTATTACTGGTGTACTTAGAGCTAGTGCGCATAATATAAAAAGCTTTTTGGGTGTTTTTTGCATGTTTAAACTTATATAAATTATTGTTTTTAATTAAAAATAACTTTTACTTTATAGGTTTGCATTCTCTATTGTCAAACTATGCGATAATAGCCGCCATTGTTTTAATATATTTAGTAAAAGATCCAATAAATGAAATCATACAATAGCATTCAAGAACGTATAGAAATTTTAGAAGACAAACTAACTGCAATACATGACGAAATCGAAACACTAAAAGCACCTGCTAAAAACAACAATGAACGTATTATTTTTAAGTTTATTGAAACAGGCAGCACAGGTAAAACGAAGGATTTTGTTCGTGAGTTAGGTATTAAATCACCGCGTGACGGTTTGTTTTCGTCAGGTGACGTTACAAAACTAATTAAAGATGGCGCTGAAGATATTTCACCAGCGTTATTAGAAATCGCAAGACAGCTTGCCAGTGCACGTAATAAAAATGGCCCTAGCCGTTAATTACGCAGTCACGCAGTATCTAGAAGCCCAGCCAAGCTGTCGCTTCTAGATATGTAATCATATTAAACTAAATTAATCACAAAGTTCTATATTAAGGCTGGTAAGCAAATTAAGTGCTTCGAAGCGATCAAACTTAGCATTCGCTAACATATTATTATTCAAATCAATATTAAACGCTGTAGCACCTACAAAATCGCATTTTGTTAAGTTAGTTTGAAAAAACTCACTATCGCGAAAATCTGTTCCTGTAAACTTACTACCGCTTAAATCAGCGTGTCTAAAATCAACATTTTTAGCAAAGCAATGTGTTAGTTTGAGGGCTTTAAGGGTTAATTCAAAAAAAGAACTATTACTGAGCTCGCAATAATTAAAACTCACCGGTGCATTGATACTAAGCGCAGGCCAATCTACGTCAGTCCATTGCAAACTATTTAATTTACAGTGGCTAAAACTTACATTTTCAAGTGAACTGTAGTTCCATTTAAGTGACGATAAATTACAGTTTTTAAAACTGCATTCTATAAATCGGCAATGTTTAAACTGACCGTCTGCAAAGTCGCAATCGGTAAATGTGCACTGTTCAAATTCTGAATTTTCAGTTGTTTGCTCTGCGTGTTGCAAAGTACTAAATTGTTGTTCGAAATAATGAGTATGATTGGCAATTGACACTGTTGACTTAATTTTTAATGAGCATAGGCGCTATTTTTAGGTAAATCTTTTCTTAGCGCAAGCACAGCAATAAAAATTAAACCAAATAGTGGGAATAATGCTAAGCATCCACCAACAAAGGCCAAAATGCTTGGCATGTTACTTTTACGCTTACCGACTTTATAACTAATAAAGGCAAATATAGGGATGCAAAATAAAATGAAAAAAACTAAAAACTCACCAAATAGAGTTAAATTAACAGACATAGGAATTCCTTTTCATGCGTGGTTAATACCAAACTGCATAAATCTTTGATCAA
The window above is part of the Pseudoalteromonas aliena SW19 genome. Proteins encoded here:
- a CDS encoding ComEC/Rec2 family competence protein, which encodes MDLEFRVLQAEHGDAIVISVDFEGARKNILIDGGPAKTFEFRNIPRPLKLCLNEIKSKSEFVDLLILTHVDDDHIGGLLVGFNKPGYLSDLTKEVWFNSGKLVFNHFNQPLDDSNYVILRNNTGGNTSIAQGIKLEDYLEEKNKNSPLWTHPLIKAGDEFERFGCKFKFLSPSLEKLEKLLVVWEKKKAVSNTSGANKDYSNSLEELLLMDEFKEDNSIHNGSSLAFIFEYLDKSLLLLGDAHPSVIAANLKLLGYSANKPLKVNYVKVSHHGSKANTNDELLSLLDCNNFIISANGRHHGLPNKKTLARILNRFPTGNLYFNYPDLIGEIFSSEELERANFKALHCKDVILV
- a CDS encoding alpha/beta hydrolase, translated to MQKTPKKLFILCALALSTPVISTSVISTPVIGATSFANDDVITDESRNRTIPINITLPSNSAKCTEQVKCAVAFINAGYDISHNEYTFVSNVFNQRGYLTVAIAHELKTDPYLNREQPYLTTRMENWHRGVVTLKFLVNELASKYPTYDFTNLALFGHSNGGDISSLYGSIYPNEVSTIITLDHRRMLIPRNKNIRVVTLRGSDYPADANVLLNDSELDKFPVTQIMIEKSRHNDMYDGGPKWLVNRMSKEVEGFLDSGT
- a CDS encoding pentapeptide repeat-containing protein; amino-acid sequence: MSIANHTHYFEQQFSTLQHAEQTTENSEFEQCTFTDCDFADGQFKHCRFIECSFKNCNLSSLKWNYSSLENVSFSHCKLNSLQWTDVDWPALSINAPVSFNYCELSNSSFFELTLKALKLTHCFAKNVDFRHADLSGSKFTGTDFRDSEFFQTNLTKCDFVGATAFNIDLNNNMLANAKFDRFEALNLLTSLNIELCD